Proteins from one Triticum aestivum cultivar Chinese Spring chromosome 7A, IWGSC CS RefSeq v2.1, whole genome shotgun sequence genomic window:
- the LOC123151276 gene encoding tryptophan aminotransferase-related protein 1, whose product MHAFVSCHMHRLIPSVAPAAINAATPRSVVGVADDSQRLSQRSNKAVVTARAAVPNRGGRAVSGDVMVEGSRSDNGSLARTTDGERSQQRPCTPPELAVAPDAVINLELGDPTMYEAFWKEAGERTAVVIPGWRGMSYFSDAGGLCWFLEPEFEREVRRLHRLVGNAAVDGYHLVVGTGATQLSQAAIYALSPADANHPIGVVSPAPYYSAYAPQTDLLLSGFYRWAGDANAMGGDSHIELVCSPNNPDGAIREAVLSSKPGKAIHDLVYYWPQYTPITGTAAHDIMLFTMSKITGHAGTRLGWALVKDLEVAKKMTYFVDRSTIGVSRDSQLRAAKILTLVSDAYDDDKDTRRLFDFAQRCMADRWQALRATVASTGMFSLPEETSGYCTFTKQIVPAYPAFAWLRCEKESVENCRELLRGHGVLAQGGELFGGDARCVRVNMLERDGVFDVLIQRLSSIE is encoded by the exons ATGCACGCTTTCGTGTCGTGCCACATGCATCGTCTCATCCCGTCCGTTGCCCCGGCGGCGATAAACGCAGCGACCCCCAGGTCGGTCGTCGGCGTCGCCGATGATAGCCAGCGGCTGAGCCAAAGGAGCAATAAGGCAGTGGTTACTGCGCGCGCGGCGGTACCCAACCGGGGCGGGAGAGCTGTGAGCGGCGACGTCATGGTGGAAGGGAGTCGGTCCGACAACGGCTCTCTGGCAAGAACAACTGACGGCGAGCGGTCGCAGCAGCGGCCCTGCACGCCGCCGGAGCTAGCCGTCGCTCCGGACGCCGTCATCAACCTAGAGCT CGGCGACCCGACCATGTACGAGGCGTTCTGGAAGGAGGCCGGGGAGCGCACTGCGGTCGTGATCCCCGGGTGGCGGGGGATGAGCTACTTCTCCGACGCCGGGGGGCTCTGCTGGTTCCTCGAGCCGGAATTCGAGCGCGAGGTGCGCCGCCTCCATCGCCTCGTCGGCAACGCAGCGGTCGATGGCTACCACCTCGTGGTCGGTACTGGTGCCACCCAGCTATCCCAGGCGGCCATTTACGCGCTGTCTCCCGCCGACGCCAACCATCCCATCGGCGTCGTATCGCCGGCGCCGTACTATTCG GCGTATGCGCCACAGACGGACCTCCTGCTCTCGGGGTTCTACCGCTGGGCCGGCGACGCCAACGCCATGGGCGGTGACAGCCACATCGAGCTGGTCTGCTCACCAAACAATCCCGACGGCGCCATCCGTGAGGCCGTCCTGAGCTCCAAGCCTGGCAAGGCGATCCACGACCTCGTGTACTACTGGCCGCAGTACACGCCCATCACCGGCACGGCAGCCCACGACATCATGCTCTTCACCATGTCCAAGATCACTGGCCACGCCGGCACGAGACTCGG GTGGGCGCTAGTGAAGGACCTGGAGGTGGCGAAGAAGATGACTTACTTTGTCGATCGCAGCACCATCGGCGTGTCTAGGGACTCACAGCTCCGTGCCGCCAAGATCCTCACCTTGGTCTCTGACGCCTACGATGACGACAAGGACACAAGGCGGCTCTTTGACTTCGCGCAGCGGTGCATGGCAGACCGATGGCAGGCTCTACGCGCCACCGTGGCGTCCACCGGCATGTTCAGCCTTCCGGAGGAGACATCGGGCTACTGCACCTTCACAAAGCAAATCGTGCCAGCTTACCCTG CGTTTGCGTGGTTGCGCTGCGAGAAGGAAAGCGTGGAAAACTGTAGGGAGCTCCTGCGTGGTCATGGCGTCCTGGCACAGGGCGGCGAGCTGTTCGGGGGAGACGCAAGGTGCGTTAGAGTCAACATGCTGGAGAGGGATGGAGTGTTCGATGTACTCATACAACGTCTCTCCTCTATTGAATGA
- the LOC123151239 gene encoding 2-isopropylmalate synthase 2, chloroplastic-like isoform X1, producing MSTAATTFGSPNLAPASHSFPSCRLLSHGFTVAANRRVSHASARASPAAPRRRPEYVPSRIDDPNYIRIFDTTLRDGEQSPGATMTSAEKLVVARQLALLGVDVIDAGFPASSPDDFRAVRSIAIEVGNTPVGGHIPVIGGLARCNKRDIDAAWDAVKHARRPRINTFIATSEIHMQHKLRKTPEQVVAIAREMVAYAGALGCPDVEFCPEDSGRSNKEFLYHILEEVIQAGATTITIADTVGSNLPVEYGKLIADIKANTPGIDNAIISTHCHNDLGLATANTLAGAYAGARQLEVTINGIGERAGNAALEEVVMALKCRPELLDGMYTGINTHHITMTSKMVQEYSGLHVQPHKAIVGANAFAHESGIHQDGMLKYKGTYEIISPDDIGLTRANDSGIVLGKLSGRHAVRSVLVELGYEISDNEFEDFFKRYKEVAEKKKRINDKDIKALLYDEIFKPKLNPSVGSNNMPGGASGHVLGSLETAHGTSTSQQQ from the exons ATGAGCACCGCGGCAACCACCTTCGGCTCCCCCAACCTCGCACCAGCGTCCCACTCCTTCCCCTCCTGCCGCCTCCTCTCTCATGGCTTCACCGTCGCTGCAAACCGTCGGGTCTCCCACGCGTCCGCCCGGGCCTCCCCTGCGGCGCCGCGCCGGCGGCCCGAGTACGTCCCCAGCCGCATCGACGACCCCAACTACATCCGCATCTTCGACACCACGCTCCGCGACGGCGAGCAGTCCCCGGGGGCCACCATGACCAGCGCCGAGAAGCTCGTCGTCGCGCGCCAGCTCGCGCTCCTCGGCGTCGACGTCATCGACGCGGGCTTCCCGGCCTCCTCACCGGACGACTTCCGCGCCGTGCGCTCCATCGCCATCGAGGTTGGGAACACGCCCGTCGGCGGCCACATCCCCGTGATCGGCGGCCTCGCCCGGTGCAACAAGAGGGACATCGATGCTGCGTGGGATGCCGTGAAGCACGCCCGGCGCCCCCGCATCAACACCTTCATCGCCACGAGCGAGATCCACATGCAGCACAAGCTGCGGAAGACGCCCGAGCAGGTGGTGGCCATCGCCAGGGAGATGGTGGCCTACGCGGGCGCTCTTGGATGCCCCGATGTAGAGTTCTGCCCCGAAGACTCCGGCAG GTCAAATAAAGAGTTCCTTTATCATATTCTAGAGGAAGTCATACAAGCTGGAGCAACAACCATCACCATTGCGGATACTGTTGGGTCTAATCTTCCTGTTGAATACGGCAAATTAATTGCTGACATAAAAGCTAATACTCCTGGGATTGATAATGCCATTATTTCTACTCATTGCCATAATGACCTTGGCCTTGCAACTGCCAACACATTGGCG GGTGCATATGCGGGAGCACGGCAGTTAGAGGTTACTATTAATGGTATCGGTGAAAGAGCTGGAAATGCTGCGTTGGAGGAG GTTGTCATGGCACTTAAATGTCGCCCGGAACTCTTAGATGGCATGTATACTGGAATTAATACCCACCATATTACTATGACAAGCAAAATG GTACAAGAGTACAGTGGACTTCACGTACAACCTCATAAAGCTATTGTTGGTGCCAATGCCTTTGCTCATGAAAGTGGAATTCATCAG GATGGGATGCTTAAATACAAAGGAACTTATGAAATAATATCACCTGATGATATTGGTTTAACACGTGCCAACGACTCCGGTATTGTTCTTGGGAAGCTGAG TGGAAGGCATGCTGTTAGATCTGTACTAGTGGAG CTTGGATATGAGATCAGTGACAACGAATTTGAGGATTTTTTTAAACGCTACAAAGAGGTTGCGGAGAAGAAAAAG CGTATAAATGACAAAGACATCAAAGCATTACTATATGATGAGATATTTAAGCCCAAG CTCAATCCGAGTGTTGGATCAAACAATATGCCAGGAGGTGCGTCTGGCCATGTTCTTGGAAGTCTGGAGACGGCTCATGGCACTTCGACCTCTCAACAACAGTAA
- the LOC123151239 gene encoding 2-isopropylmalate synthase 2, chloroplastic-like isoform X2, which yields MSTAATTFGSPNLAPASHSFPSCRLLSHGFTVAANRRVSHASARASPAAPRRRPEYVPSRIDDPNYIRIFDTTLRDGEQSPGATMTSAEKLVVARQLALLGVDVIDAGFPASSPDDFRAVRSIAIEVGNTPVGGHIPVIGGLARCNKRDIDAAWDAVKHARRPRINTFIATSEIHMQHKLRKTPEQVVAIAREMVAYAGALGCPDVEFCPEDSGRSNKEFLYHILEEVIQAGATTITIADTVGSNLPVEYGKLIADIKANTPGIDNAIISTHCHNDLGLATANTLAGAYAGARQLEVTINGIGERAGNAALEEVVMALKCRPELLDGMYTGINTHHITMTSKMVQEYSGLHVQPHKAIVGANAFAHESGIHQDGMLKYKGTYEIISPDDIGLTRANDSGIVLGKLSGRHAVRSVLVELGYEISDNEFEDFFKRYKEVAEKKKLNPSVGSNNMPGGASGHVLGSLETAHGTSTSQQQ from the exons ATGAGCACCGCGGCAACCACCTTCGGCTCCCCCAACCTCGCACCAGCGTCCCACTCCTTCCCCTCCTGCCGCCTCCTCTCTCATGGCTTCACCGTCGCTGCAAACCGTCGGGTCTCCCACGCGTCCGCCCGGGCCTCCCCTGCGGCGCCGCGCCGGCGGCCCGAGTACGTCCCCAGCCGCATCGACGACCCCAACTACATCCGCATCTTCGACACCACGCTCCGCGACGGCGAGCAGTCCCCGGGGGCCACCATGACCAGCGCCGAGAAGCTCGTCGTCGCGCGCCAGCTCGCGCTCCTCGGCGTCGACGTCATCGACGCGGGCTTCCCGGCCTCCTCACCGGACGACTTCCGCGCCGTGCGCTCCATCGCCATCGAGGTTGGGAACACGCCCGTCGGCGGCCACATCCCCGTGATCGGCGGCCTCGCCCGGTGCAACAAGAGGGACATCGATGCTGCGTGGGATGCCGTGAAGCACGCCCGGCGCCCCCGCATCAACACCTTCATCGCCACGAGCGAGATCCACATGCAGCACAAGCTGCGGAAGACGCCCGAGCAGGTGGTGGCCATCGCCAGGGAGATGGTGGCCTACGCGGGCGCTCTTGGATGCCCCGATGTAGAGTTCTGCCCCGAAGACTCCGGCAG GTCAAATAAAGAGTTCCTTTATCATATTCTAGAGGAAGTCATACAAGCTGGAGCAACAACCATCACCATTGCGGATACTGTTGGGTCTAATCTTCCTGTTGAATACGGCAAATTAATTGCTGACATAAAAGCTAATACTCCTGGGATTGATAATGCCATTATTTCTACTCATTGCCATAATGACCTTGGCCTTGCAACTGCCAACACATTGGCG GGTGCATATGCGGGAGCACGGCAGTTAGAGGTTACTATTAATGGTATCGGTGAAAGAGCTGGAAATGCTGCGTTGGAGGAG GTTGTCATGGCACTTAAATGTCGCCCGGAACTCTTAGATGGCATGTATACTGGAATTAATACCCACCATATTACTATGACAAGCAAAATG GTACAAGAGTACAGTGGACTTCACGTACAACCTCATAAAGCTATTGTTGGTGCCAATGCCTTTGCTCATGAAAGTGGAATTCATCAG GATGGGATGCTTAAATACAAAGGAACTTATGAAATAATATCACCTGATGATATTGGTTTAACACGTGCCAACGACTCCGGTATTGTTCTTGGGAAGCTGAG TGGAAGGCATGCTGTTAGATCTGTACTAGTGGAG CTTGGATATGAGATCAGTGACAACGAATTTGAGGATTTTTTTAAACGCTACAAAGAGGTTGCGGAGAAGAAAAAG CTCAATCCGAGTGTTGGATCAAACAATATGCCAGGAGGTGCGTCTGGCCATGTTCTTGGAAGTCTGGAGACGGCTCATGGCACTTCGACCTCTCAACAACAGTAA